One Stenotrophomonas oahuensis genomic region harbors:
- a CDS encoding F0F1 ATP synthase subunit delta has product MSQALTLARPYARAAFATARDEGTFAPWSDALAFSAHVAADPRVSALLSNPELGRGEAVALLAPESASESFGRFLSLLAEAHRLPLLPEIAGMYDQLRAEAEHVVKATVTSAAELSSAELDAIKAALRKRFGSEVDVTTAVDASLIGGAVIDAGDVVIDGSLKGKLSRLQTALAN; this is encoded by the coding sequence ATGAGCCAGGCCCTCACGCTTGCACGCCCGTATGCCCGCGCCGCGTTCGCGACCGCGCGCGACGAAGGCACGTTCGCGCCGTGGTCGGACGCACTTGCGTTCTCCGCCCACGTGGCCGCCGATCCGCGCGTGTCGGCCCTGCTGTCGAACCCGGAGCTGGGCCGCGGCGAAGCCGTCGCGCTGCTTGCACCGGAATCGGCCAGCGAATCCTTCGGTCGCTTCCTGAGCCTGCTGGCTGAAGCGCACCGTCTGCCGCTGCTGCCGGAAATCGCAGGCATGTACGACCAGCTCCGCGCCGAAGCCGAACACGTGGTCAAGGCCACCGTGACCTCGGCTGCCGAGCTGTCCTCCGCTGAACTGGACGCCATCAAGGCCGCGCTGCGCAAGCGCTTTGGCTCTGAAGTGGACGTCACCACGGCGGTCGACGCTTCGCTGATCGGCGGTGCCGTGATCGACGCCGGCGACGTGGTGATTGATGGCTCGCTCAAGGGCAAGCTGTCGCGCCTGCAGACCGCGCTCGCTAACTGA
- the atpA gene encoding F0F1 ATP synthase subunit alpha → MATTLNPSEISELIKNRIEKVKLAAESRNEGTVTSVSDGIVRIFGLADVMQGEMIELPNNTFALALNLERDSVGAVVLGGYEHLREGDVAKTTGRILEVPVGPEMLGRVVNALGEPIDGKGPIAAQLTAPVERVAPGVIWRKSVDEPVQTGYKSVDAMIPIGRGQRELVIGDRQTGKTALAIDAVINQKNTGIKCVYVAIGQKASTVANIVRKLEENGALAHTVVVAATASESAAMQYISAYSGCTMGEYFMDRGQDALIVYDDLSKQAVAYRQISLLLKRPPGREAYPGDVFYLHSRLLERAARVSEEYVEQFTKGEVKGKTGSLTALPIIETQAGDVSAFVPTNVISITDGQIFLETDLFNSGIRPAVNAGISVSRVGGAAQTKIIKKLSGGIRISLAQYRELAAFAQFASDLDEATRKQLERGQRVTELMKQKQYAPMSIANQALSIYAVNEGYLDDVPVAKLLAFEEGLHAHFANTQGELIGKVNATGGWDNDIEGAFKKGIAEFKTTGSW, encoded by the coding sequence ATGGCAACCACGCTCAACCCCTCCGAAATCAGCGAACTGATCAAGAACCGCATCGAGAAGGTCAAGCTGGCCGCGGAATCGCGCAACGAAGGCACCGTGACCAGCGTGTCCGACGGCATCGTGCGCATCTTCGGTCTGGCCGACGTGATGCAGGGCGAAATGATCGAACTGCCGAACAACACCTTTGCCCTGGCCCTGAACCTGGAGCGCGACTCGGTCGGCGCCGTGGTCCTGGGTGGTTACGAGCACCTGCGCGAAGGCGACGTGGCCAAGACCACCGGTCGCATTCTGGAAGTGCCGGTTGGTCCGGAAATGCTGGGTCGCGTTGTGAACGCGCTCGGCGAACCGATCGACGGCAAGGGTCCGATCGCGGCCCAGCTGACCGCGCCGGTGGAGCGCGTGGCTCCGGGCGTGATCTGGCGCAAGTCGGTCGACGAGCCGGTGCAGACCGGTTACAAGTCCGTCGACGCCATGATTCCGATCGGCCGCGGCCAGCGCGAGCTGGTCATCGGTGACCGCCAGACCGGCAAGACCGCCCTGGCCATCGACGCGGTGATCAACCAGAAGAACACCGGCATCAAGTGCGTGTACGTTGCGATCGGCCAGAAGGCTTCGACCGTCGCCAACATCGTGCGCAAGCTGGAAGAGAACGGCGCCCTGGCCCACACCGTGGTCGTGGCCGCCACCGCTTCCGAATCGGCTGCCATGCAGTACATCAGCGCCTACTCGGGCTGCACCATGGGTGAGTACTTCATGGACCGTGGCCAGGACGCCCTGATCGTGTACGACGATCTGTCCAAGCAGGCCGTGGCCTACCGCCAGATCTCGCTGCTGCTGAAGCGTCCGCCGGGCCGTGAAGCCTACCCGGGTGACGTCTTCTACCTGCACTCCCGCCTGCTGGAACGTGCGGCCCGCGTCTCGGAAGAGTACGTCGAGCAGTTCACCAAGGGTGAAGTGAAGGGCAAGACCGGTTCGCTGACCGCGCTGCCGATCATCGAAACCCAGGCCGGCGACGTTTCCGCGTTCGTGCCGACCAACGTGATTTCGATCACCGACGGCCAGATCTTCCTGGAAACCGACCTGTTCAACTCGGGCATCCGTCCGGCCGTGAACGCCGGTATCTCGGTGTCGCGCGTTGGTGGTGCGGCCCAGACCAAGATCATCAAGAAGCTGTCCGGCGGTATTCGTATCTCGTTGGCCCAGTACCGTGAGCTGGCGGCGTTCGCGCAGTTCGCCTCGGACCTGGACGAAGCCACCCGCAAGCAGCTGGAACGCGGTCAGCGCGTCACCGAGCTGATGAAGCAGAAGCAGTACGCCCCGATGTCGATCGCCAACCAGGCGCTGTCGATCTACGCCGTCAACGAGGGTTATCTCGACGACGTGCCGGTCGCCAAGCTGCTGGCCTTCGAAGAAGGCCTGCACGCGCACTTCGCCAACACCCAGGGCGAGCTGATCGGCAAGGTCAACGCCACTGGCGGTTGGGACAACGACATCGAAGGTGCCTTCAAGAAGGGCATCGCCGAGTTCAAGACCACCGGCAGCTGGTAA
- the aceF gene encoding dihydrolipoyllysine-residue acetyltransferase, with amino-acid sequence MAEIKEALVPDIGDYSDIPVIEVLVAVGDTVKKDQGLVTLESDKATMEVPSSVAGVVKEIKVKVGDTLSEGKVVALIEVAEGAAAPAPAPAPAPAKAAAAAAPAPATQTAPAAAPAPAAAPVASAGPVEATVPDIGDYTDIPVIEVLVAVGDTVKKDQGLVTLESDKATMEVPSSVAGVVKEIKVKVGDTLSQGKVVAIIEAEGAAAPTQAAAAAAPAAAETATKVEPVAVPAQPDKLAAREIAAAPSAGTPATPPVQFNADSVLPSKVPYATPAVRVFARELGVDLNQLTGTEKGGRITKSDVQKFVKSVLTGGGAATGAGPVAAGGGLNLLPWPKVDFSKFGEVETQPLSRIKKISGANLARNWAMIPHVTQFEQADISDLEALRVALNKENEKAGIKLTMLAFLIKASAAALKKFPEFNASLDAAGENLTLKKYFNIGFAADTPNGLVVPVIRDVDKKGVVQIAQETGELAKKARDGKLGPADMSGGCFSISSLGGIGGTAFTPIVNAPEVAILGVSKSSIQPVWNGKEFEPKLMLPLSLSYDHRVIDGALAARFTTYLSQVLADMRRVLL; translated from the coding sequence ATGGCCGAAATCAAGGAAGCACTTGTCCCCGATATCGGTGACTACAGCGATATCCCGGTAATCGAGGTGCTTGTCGCCGTTGGTGATACCGTCAAGAAGGATCAGGGCCTGGTGACCCTGGAGTCGGACAAGGCCACGATGGAAGTGCCGTCGTCGGTTGCCGGCGTGGTCAAGGAAATCAAGGTCAAGGTCGGCGACACCCTGTCCGAGGGCAAGGTCGTGGCGCTGATCGAGGTCGCCGAAGGCGCAGCTGCGCCGGCCCCGGCCCCGGCCCCCGCGCCGGCCAAGGCCGCTGCGGCGGCCGCCCCGGCCCCGGCGACCCAGACTGCGCCCGCCGCCGCTCCGGCTCCGGCCGCTGCCCCGGTTGCCTCGGCAGGTCCGGTGGAAGCCACTGTGCCGGATATCGGCGATTACACCGACATTCCGGTGATCGAAGTGCTGGTTGCCGTGGGCGACACGGTCAAGAAGGACCAGGGCCTGGTGACCCTGGAGTCGGACAAGGCCACGATGGAAGTGCCGTCGTCGGTTGCCGGCGTGGTCAAGGAAATCAAGGTCAAGGTCGGCGACACCCTGTCGCAGGGCAAGGTCGTGGCCATCATCGAGGCCGAAGGCGCTGCTGCGCCGACCCAGGCCGCAGCGGCTGCTGCGCCGGCTGCCGCCGAAACCGCCACCAAGGTCGAACCGGTCGCCGTCCCGGCCCAGCCGGACAAGCTGGCTGCGCGCGAGATCGCCGCCGCCCCGTCGGCCGGCACCCCCGCCACCCCGCCGGTGCAGTTCAACGCCGACAGCGTCCTGCCGTCGAAGGTGCCGTATGCCACCCCGGCGGTGCGCGTGTTCGCGCGTGAGCTTGGCGTGGACCTGAACCAGCTGACCGGCACCGAGAAGGGCGGTCGCATCACCAAGTCCGACGTGCAGAAGTTCGTCAAGTCGGTGCTGACCGGCGGTGGCGCTGCCACCGGTGCCGGCCCGGTGGCCGCTGGCGGCGGCCTCAACCTGCTGCCGTGGCCGAAGGTCGACTTCAGCAAGTTCGGTGAAGTGGAAACCCAGCCGCTGTCGCGCATCAAGAAGATTTCCGGTGCCAACCTGGCCCGCAACTGGGCCATGATTCCGCACGTCACCCAGTTCGAACAGGCCGACATCAGCGACCTGGAAGCCCTGCGCGTGGCCCTGAACAAGGAAAACGAGAAGGCCGGCATCAAGCTGACCATGCTCGCCTTCCTGATCAAGGCCAGCGCCGCGGCACTGAAGAAGTTCCCCGAGTTCAACGCCTCGCTCGATGCGGCTGGCGAGAACCTCACCCTGAAGAAGTACTTCAACATCGGCTTCGCCGCCGATACCCCGAACGGCCTGGTCGTTCCGGTGATCCGCGATGTCGACAAGAAGGGCGTGGTGCAGATCGCGCAGGAAACCGGCGAACTGGCCAAGAAGGCGCGCGACGGCAAGCTGGGTCCGGCTGACATGAGCGGCGGCTGCTTCTCGATCAGCTCGCTGGGCGGCATTGGCGGCACTGCGTTCACCCCGATCGTGAATGCGCCGGAAGTGGCCATCCTGGGCGTCTCCAAGTCGTCGATCCAGCCGGTCTGGAATGGCAAGGAATTCGAACCCAAGCTGATGCTGCCGCTGTCGCTGAGCTACGACCACCGCGTCATCGACGGCGCGCTGGCGGCACGCTTCACCACCTACCTGTCGCAGGTGCTGGCCGACATGCGGCGCGTGCTGCTGTGA
- the lpdA gene encoding dihydrolipoyl dehydrogenase: MATIEIKVPDIGDYSDVPVIELLVAVGDTVKKDQGLVTLESDKATLEVPSSAAGVVKELKVKLGDTLSEGDVVVVLEAEGAAAAPAAEAPKAAAPASKPPVTPSHRAPAEPVAPKPALSSGKPADIECKMVVLGAGPGGYTAAFRSADLGVDTVLIERYASLGGVCLNVGCIPSKALLHAAAVIDEVAHAGDFGVEFGKPTITLDKLRGYKEKVVTQLTKGLAGMAKQRKVRTVQGVATFVSANELEIVGDDGKTQLLRFEQCIIAAGSQAVKLPNFPWDDPRVMDSTDALELAEVPGSLLVVGGGIIGLEMATVYGALGSKVTVVEFMDQLMPGADKDLVKPLADRLKKQGIEVHLKTKAAGVSAEKKGITVTFEAAAEGETPALAQGTFDRVLVAVGRSPNGKKIAAETAGVQVTDRGFIPVDRQMRTNVPHIFAIGDIVGNPMLAHKATHEGKLAAEVAAGEKKEWVARVIPSVAYTNPEIAWVGVTETEAKAKGLKVGVAKFPWAASGRAIGIGRTEGFTKLIFDEETHRIIGGAIVGVHAGDLLAEIGLAIEMGAEAEDIGHTIHAHPTLSESVAMSAEIYDGTITDLYIPKKK; encoded by the coding sequence ATGGCCACTATTGAAATCAAGGTTCCCGACATCGGCGATTACAGCGACGTGCCGGTCATCGAGCTGCTGGTTGCCGTGGGCGACACGGTGAAGAAGGACCAGGGCCTGGTCACGCTGGAGTCCGACAAGGCCACCCTGGAAGTGCCGTCCTCGGCCGCCGGTGTGGTCAAGGAACTGAAGGTCAAGCTGGGCGACACGCTGTCTGAAGGCGACGTGGTGGTGGTGCTGGAAGCCGAAGGCGCTGCCGCGGCTCCGGCTGCCGAAGCGCCGAAGGCCGCCGCGCCGGCCAGCAAGCCGCCGGTGACCCCGTCGCACCGCGCCCCGGCCGAACCGGTCGCGCCGAAGCCGGCGCTGTCGTCGGGCAAGCCGGCGGATATTGAATGCAAGATGGTCGTGCTGGGTGCCGGTCCGGGCGGTTACACCGCCGCGTTCCGCTCGGCCGACCTGGGCGTGGACACGGTGCTTATCGAGCGCTACGCCAGCCTCGGCGGCGTCTGCCTCAACGTCGGCTGCATTCCGTCCAAGGCGCTGCTGCACGCGGCTGCCGTCATTGACGAAGTGGCCCATGCGGGCGACTTCGGCGTTGAGTTCGGCAAGCCGACCATCACCCTGGACAAACTGCGCGGCTACAAGGAAAAGGTGGTCACCCAGCTGACCAAGGGCCTGGCTGGCATGGCCAAGCAGCGCAAGGTACGCACCGTACAGGGCGTGGCCACCTTCGTGTCGGCCAACGAGTTGGAGATCGTCGGCGACGACGGCAAGACCCAGCTGCTGCGCTTTGAGCAATGCATCATCGCCGCCGGTTCGCAGGCGGTGAAGCTGCCGAACTTCCCGTGGGACGACCCGCGCGTGATGGATTCCACCGATGCGCTCGAACTGGCCGAAGTGCCGGGTTCGCTGCTGGTCGTGGGCGGGGGCATCATCGGTCTGGAAATGGCCACCGTGTATGGTGCGCTGGGCAGCAAGGTGACCGTGGTCGAGTTCATGGACCAGCTGATGCCGGGTGCCGACAAGGACCTGGTGAAGCCGCTGGCTGACCGCCTGAAGAAGCAGGGCATCGAAGTGCACCTGAAGACCAAGGCAGCTGGCGTTAGCGCTGAAAAGAAGGGCATCACCGTGACCTTCGAAGCCGCCGCCGAAGGCGAAACCCCGGCGCTCGCCCAGGGCACCTTCGACCGCGTGCTGGTGGCCGTGGGCCGCTCGCCGAACGGCAAGAAGATCGCGGCTGAAACGGCCGGCGTGCAGGTCACCGATCGTGGCTTCATCCCGGTCGACCGCCAGATGCGCACCAATGTGCCGCACATCTTTGCCATCGGCGACATCGTCGGCAACCCGATGCTGGCCCACAAGGCCACGCACGAAGGCAAGCTGGCTGCCGAAGTGGCCGCCGGCGAGAAGAAGGAGTGGGTGGCCCGCGTGATTCCGTCGGTGGCCTACACCAACCCGGAAATCGCCTGGGTCGGCGTGACCGAAACCGAAGCCAAGGCCAAGGGCCTGAAGGTCGGCGTGGCCAAGTTCCCGTGGGCGGCCAGCGGTCGCGCCATCGGCATTGGCCGCACCGAAGGTTTCACCAAGCTGATCTTCGACGAAGAAACCCATCGCATCATCGGCGGTGCCATCGTCGGCGTGCATGCCGGTGATCTGCTGGCGGAAATCGGTCTGGCCATTGAAATGGGTGCGGAGGCCGAAGACATCGGCCACACCATCCATGCGCATCCGACCCTGAGCGAGTCGGTGGCGATGTCGGCGGAAATCTACGACGGCACGATCACCGATCTGTACATTCCGAAGAAGAAATGA
- the atpB gene encoding F0F1 ATP synthase subunit A produces MAGEALTPTSYIQHHLHNLTFHMQEGGFWAIHVDTIVTSVALGLLMVFGFWLATRKATAGVPGKWQAFVEICLEFVDRQAKDTYHGTSKLVTPIAITIFFWILLMNLVKMIPADFIALPLEALGIPYWKPVPTADVNATLGMSISVFFLMLFFSLRAKGIGGFTKEFLTAPFGKWMMPFNLILNIVEWLSKPISLAMRLFGNMFGGEIVFLLIWVLGSAGIVGAIAGGAFGLGWMLFHLLVIPLQAFIFMMLSIVYLSLSEDAH; encoded by the coding sequence ATGGCAGGCGAGGCGCTTACACCCACCTCCTACATCCAACATCACCTGCACAACCTGACCTTCCACATGCAGGAAGGCGGTTTCTGGGCGATCCACGTGGACACCATCGTGACCTCGGTCGCGCTGGGTCTGCTGATGGTGTTCGGCTTCTGGCTGGCCACCCGCAAGGCCACCGCCGGCGTGCCGGGCAAGTGGCAGGCGTTCGTGGAAATCTGCCTGGAGTTCGTTGACCGCCAGGCCAAGGACACCTACCACGGCACCAGCAAGCTGGTGACCCCGATCGCCATCACCATCTTCTTCTGGATCCTCTTGATGAACCTCGTCAAGATGATTCCGGCCGATTTCATCGCGCTGCCGCTGGAAGCCCTGGGCATCCCGTACTGGAAGCCGGTGCCCACCGCTGACGTCAATGCCACCCTGGGCATGTCGATCAGCGTGTTCTTCCTGATGCTGTTCTTCTCGCTGCGCGCCAAGGGTATTGGTGGTTTCACCAAGGAATTCCTGACCGCGCCGTTCGGCAAGTGGATGATGCCGTTCAACCTGATCCTCAACATCGTCGAGTGGCTGAGCAAGCCGATTTCGCTGGCGATGCGACTGTTCGGCAACATGTTCGGCGGCGAAATCGTCTTCCTGCTGATCTGGGTGCTGGGCAGTGCAGGTATCGTCGGCGCCATCGCTGGCGGTGCATTCGGCCTGGGCTGGATGCTGTTCCACCTGCTGGTGATTCCGCTGCAGGCGTTCATCTTCATGATGCTGTCCATCGTGTACCTGAGCCTGTCGGAAGACGCTCACTGA
- the atpE gene encoding F0F1 ATP synthase subunit C produces MYFAAVLTNFAQIQSSTALAVGIMIGLAALGAGLGLAIMAGKFLESAARQPELIPVLQVRMFITAGLIDAAFIISVAVGLLLAFANPLSSVFAEAVTKALAG; encoded by the coding sequence ATGTACTTTGCCGCCGTCCTGACCAACTTCGCGCAGATTCAGAGCTCCACCGCCCTCGCCGTCGGCATCATGATCGGCCTGGCCGCGCTGGGTGCCGGTCTGGGCCTGGCCATCATGGCCGGTAAGTTCCTGGAGTCGGCCGCCCGCCAGCCGGAACTGATCCCGGTGCTGCAGGTCCGCATGTTCATCACCGCTGGCCTGATCGACGCCGCGTTCATCATCTCGGTCGCCGTCGGCCTGCTGCTGGCCTTCGCCAACCCGCTGAGCTCGGTCTTCGCCGAAGCCGTGACCAAGGCTCTGGCCGGCTGA
- the glpD gene encoding glycerol-3-phosphate dehydrogenase, with product MEDMLDLLVVGGGINGAGIARDAAGRGWSVCLCEQDDLAAHTSSASTKLIHGGLRYLQYGQFALVRKALRERDVLHRLAPHLVTPTSFIVPQASPGRPAWMVRAGLWLYDHLAAAGPAFPHARRLDLRRDPRGAVLRQPLRTAFSYSDARVDDARLVLLNALDAQERGAQIRTRTRCEQLIRHRDHWYAVLRQQDGQMVRLRARAVANATGPWAGNLIERAGMDAPIGLRLVQGSHIVVPRLYDHDSAYLLQQPDKRVVFVLPFEDDYSLIGTTDVDYDGDPAEVRASAEDVDYLCAAASRWLRRPVTPAQVIWQFSGVRPLLADHHQDAAAVTRDYRLQLDAQQAPILNVLGGKLTTFRVLAEEAVGQLATTLGRTEPAWTAQGAVLPGGEDGNFDTALAALQLRYPQLPLALLRGLAHRHGSRAASLLGDAQSVDALGAHFGAQLYQREVDHMVAHEWVREADDLLWRRSHLGLKLDTAQQAALAAYLQR from the coding sequence ATGGAAGACATGCTGGACCTGCTGGTAGTGGGGGGAGGCATCAATGGGGCGGGCATTGCCCGCGATGCGGCCGGACGGGGCTGGTCGGTATGCCTGTGCGAACAGGACGATCTGGCCGCGCATACGTCCAGCGCCAGCACCAAGCTGATTCACGGCGGTTTGCGCTATCTGCAGTACGGACAGTTCGCGCTGGTGCGAAAGGCGCTGCGCGAGCGCGATGTGCTGCACCGGTTGGCCCCGCATCTGGTGACCCCCACGTCCTTCATCGTGCCGCAGGCATCGCCGGGACGACCGGCATGGATGGTCCGCGCCGGACTATGGCTGTATGACCATCTGGCCGCCGCAGGCCCGGCGTTCCCGCATGCGCGGCGACTGGACCTGCGCCGCGATCCGCGCGGTGCGGTGTTGCGGCAGCCACTACGCACCGCCTTCAGCTACAGCGATGCGCGCGTTGATGACGCACGGCTGGTGCTGTTGAACGCGCTGGATGCACAGGAACGCGGCGCACAGATCCGCACCCGCACCCGCTGCGAACAGCTTATCCGCCATCGTGACCACTGGTATGCGGTGCTTCGGCAGCAGGACGGCCAGATGGTCCGGCTGCGCGCCCGTGCGGTCGCCAACGCCACCGGACCCTGGGCTGGCAATCTGATCGAGCGCGCGGGCATGGACGCGCCCATCGGCCTGCGCCTGGTCCAGGGCAGTCACATCGTGGTGCCGCGCCTGTACGACCATGACAGCGCCTACCTGCTGCAGCAGCCGGACAAGCGCGTGGTGTTCGTGCTGCCGTTTGAGGACGACTACAGCCTGATCGGCACCACCGACGTCGACTATGACGGCGATCCGGCCGAGGTGCGCGCCAGCGCGGAAGACGTGGACTACCTGTGCGCGGCGGCCAGCCGGTGGCTGCGCAGGCCGGTGACACCGGCGCAGGTGATCTGGCAGTTCAGCGGCGTACGTCCGCTGCTGGCCGACCACCACCAGGACGCCGCAGCGGTCACCCGCGATTACCGGTTGCAACTGGACGCCCAGCAGGCTCCCATCCTCAACGTGCTGGGTGGCAAGCTCACCACGTTCCGGGTGCTGGCCGAGGAAGCGGTGGGACAGCTTGCCACGACGCTGGGTCGCACTGAGCCGGCGTGGACCGCGCAGGGTGCGGTGTTGCCAGGTGGAGAGGACGGTAACTTCGACACGGCGCTGGCCGCGCTGCAGTTGCGTTATCCACAACTGCCGCTCGCGCTGCTGCGCGGGTTGGCGCATCGGCATGGCAGCCGGGCGGCATCACTGCTGGGCGATGCGCAAAGCGTTGATGCGTTGGGTGCGCACTTTGGGGCGCAGCTGTACCAGCGCGAGGTGGACCACATGGTGGCGCATGAGTGGGTACGCGAGGCGGATGACCTGCTGTGGCGGCGCAGTCACCTGGGGTTGAAGCTGGATACTGCGCAGCAGGCGGCGTTGGCCGCGTACCTGCAACGGTAG
- a CDS encoding DNA-deoxyinosine glycosylase has translation METTRCIGLPAQTGTQCRVLVLGSMPGVASLQAAQYYAHPRNRFWPLMGALTGLDPALPYLQRLQSLREHGIGLWDVIGQCDRRGSLDADIVRGSEVVNPLPALIRQLPQLRGIACNGGTAFAAWTRHVRPLLDPRAAALPVWSLPSTSPANAGWSLERLTAAWQPVAVALAQ, from the coding sequence ATGGAAACCACCCGCTGCATCGGATTGCCTGCGCAGACCGGCACGCAGTGTCGTGTGCTGGTGCTGGGGTCCATGCCGGGCGTGGCATCGCTGCAGGCAGCGCAGTATTACGCGCATCCACGGAACCGCTTCTGGCCATTGATGGGGGCCCTGACTGGACTGGATCCCGCATTGCCTTACCTGCAGCGGCTGCAGTCGCTGCGCGAACACGGTATCGGCCTCTGGGACGTGATCGGTCAGTGCGACCGTCGCGGCAGCCTGGATGCGGACATCGTGCGCGGCAGCGAGGTGGTCAATCCACTGCCGGCGCTGATCCGACAGTTGCCCCAGCTGCGCGGCATCGCCTGCAACGGCGGCACCGCGTTCGCGGCGTGGACACGGCATGTGCGGCCGCTGCTGGACCCCCGTGCGGCCGCGCTGCCGGTGTGGTCGTTGCCCTCCACCAGCCCGGCCAATGCCGGCTGGTCGCTGGAGCGGTTGACCGCCGCCTGGCAACCCGTGGCGGTCGCGCTGGCGCAGTGA
- a CDS encoding F0F1 ATP synthase subunit B: MEIGFTLVAQALAFAGLIWIIATKIWPPLMNAIEERQQKIAEGLAAADRSQKDLAQAQEKVNEALKDARTKANEIIDQAHARANQIVEAAKNEAIVEATRQKELAQAEIDAAANRAREDLRKQVSALAVTGAEKLLKREIDANAHKALLDELASEI, encoded by the coding sequence ATGGAAATCGGTTTTACCCTCGTTGCCCAGGCACTGGCGTTCGCCGGTCTGATCTGGATCATCGCGACCAAGATCTGGCCGCCGCTGATGAATGCCATCGAAGAGCGCCAGCAGAAGATCGCTGAAGGCCTCGCCGCTGCTGACCGCAGCCAGAAGGATCTGGCCCAGGCACAGGAAAAGGTCAACGAAGCACTGAAGGACGCCCGCACCAAGGCCAACGAGATCATCGATCAGGCCCACGCGCGCGCCAACCAGATCGTTGAAGCCGCCAAGAACGAAGCCATCGTCGAAGCCACCCGCCAGAAAGAACTGGCCCAGGCCGAGATTGATGCTGCTGCCAATCGTGCCCGCGAAGATCTGCGCAAGCAGGTGTCCGCTCTGGCCGTGACCGGCGCTGAAAAGCTGCTCAAGCGCGAAATCGACGCCAACGCCCACAAGGCGCTGCTCGACGAGCTGGCCTCGGAGATCTAA
- a CDS encoding OmpW/AlkL family protein: protein MRSIRTLTLATLTALAFAPAAFAQDSTTDDTASGKHFSVVGGVSLLQPKNDPIDGIKKVDGGPAPTVSFSYYINDNWAVELWGAADKFDHRVRGNAGNLGTVEQQPIALSGQYHFGQADNVFRPFVGVGYYESNFSNENLASDVGHVGLETAKGAIGTVGVDMNINSTWFARADARYMHSRPDLTVNGRSTGEEAKLDPWTVGFGIGARF, encoded by the coding sequence ATGCGCTCCATCCGCACTCTGACTCTGGCTACGCTGACTGCCCTCGCCTTCGCCCCGGCCGCATTCGCGCAGGATTCCACCACTGACGACACCGCTTCGGGCAAGCATTTTTCCGTGGTGGGCGGCGTGTCGCTGCTGCAGCCGAAGAATGATCCGATCGACGGCATCAAGAAGGTCGATGGTGGCCCGGCTCCGACCGTGAGCTTCAGCTACTACATCAACGACAACTGGGCGGTGGAGTTGTGGGGTGCGGCCGACAAGTTCGATCACCGCGTGCGCGGCAATGCCGGCAACCTGGGCACCGTGGAACAGCAGCCGATCGCACTGAGTGGCCAGTATCACTTCGGCCAGGCTGACAACGTGTTCCGTCCGTTCGTCGGCGTGGGCTACTACGAGTCGAACTTCAGCAACGAGAACCTGGCCAGCGATGTCGGCCACGTCGGCCTTGAAACCGCCAAGGGCGCGATCGGCACCGTGGGTGTGGACATGAACATCAACAGCACCTGGTTCGCCCGTGCCGATGCGCGTTACATGCATTCGCGTCCTGACCTGACCGTCAACGGCCGCAGCACCGGCGAAGAAGCCAAGCTCGACCCGTGGACCGTGGGCTTCGGTATCGGCGCTCGCTTCTGA